In the genome of Desulfovibrio desulfuricans, one region contains:
- the groL gene encoding chaperonin GroEL (60 kDa chaperone family; promotes refolding of misfolded polypeptides especially under stressful conditions; forms two stacked rings of heptamers to form a barrel-shaped 14mer; ends can be capped by GroES; misfolded proteins enter the barrel where they are refolded when GroES binds), whose protein sequence is MSAKEILFDVKAREKLARGVDKLANAVKVTLGPKGRNVAIEKSFGAPVITKDGVTVAKEIELSDRFENMGAQLVKEVASKTSDAAGDGTTTATILAQAIYREGTKLVAAGRNPMAIKRGVDKAVESLIAELANLAKPTRDQKEIAQIGTISANSDTTIGNIIAEAMSKVGKEGVITVEEAKGLETTMDVVEGMRFDRGYLSPYFVTNTEKMVCEMDNPYILCTEKKISSMKDMLPVLEQVAKVNRPLMIIAEDVEGEALATLVVNKLRGALQVVAVKAPGFGDRRKAMLQDIAVLTGGQVASDDTGSKLESMTLAELGSAKRIVIDKENTTIVDGAGKGDDIKARVKQIRAQVEDSTSDYDREKLQERLAKLVGGVAVVHVGAATEVEMKEKKDRVEDALNATRAAVEEGIVPGGGTALIRVSKVLNDIKPADDDELAGVNIIRRSIEEPLRQIAHNAGFEGSIVVEKVRLGKDGFGFNAATGEYEDLIKAGVIDPKKVTRTALQNAASVASLLLTTECAIAEKPEPKSAAPAMPDMGGMGGMGGMGGMY, encoded by the coding sequence ATGTCCGCTAAAGAAATTCTTTTTGACGTTAAAGCCCGTGAAAAACTTGCCCGTGGCGTAGACAAGCTTGCCAACGCCGTTAAAGTTACACTTGGCCCCAAGGGCCGCAATGTTGCCATTGAAAAGTCCTTTGGCGCGCCCGTCATCACCAAGGACGGCGTTACCGTGGCCAAGGAAATCGAACTGAGCGACAGGTTTGAAAACATGGGCGCTCAGCTCGTCAAGGAAGTGGCCTCCAAGACCTCTGACGCCGCTGGCGACGGTACCACCACCGCCACCATTCTGGCCCAGGCCATTTACCGCGAAGGCACCAAGCTTGTGGCCGCCGGCCGCAACCCCATGGCCATCAAGCGTGGCGTGGACAAGGCTGTTGAATCCCTGATCGCCGAGCTGGCCAACCTTGCCAAGCCCACCCGCGACCAGAAGGAAATTGCCCAGATCGGCACCATTTCCGCCAACTCTGATACCACCATCGGCAACATCATTGCCGAAGCCATGTCCAAGGTGGGCAAGGAAGGCGTTATCACCGTTGAAGAAGCCAAGGGTCTGGAAACCACCATGGACGTGGTGGAAGGCATGCGCTTTGACCGCGGCTATCTCTCCCCCTACTTCGTGACCAACACCGAAAAGATGGTCTGCGAAATGGACAACCCTTACATCCTGTGCACGGAAAAGAAAATCTCCAGCATGAAAGACATGCTGCCCGTGCTTGAGCAGGTTGCCAAGGTTAACCGTCCCCTCATGATCATCGCTGAAGACGTCGAAGGCGAAGCCCTGGCCACCCTGGTGGTCAACAAGCTGCGCGGCGCCCTTCAGGTTGTGGCCGTCAAGGCTCCTGGCTTCGGCGACCGCCGCAAGGCCATGCTGCAGGATATCGCCGTGCTGACCGGCGGCCAGGTCGCCTCCGACGACACCGGCTCCAAGCTTGAAAGCATGACCCTTGCCGAACTTGGCTCTGCCAAGCGCATCGTTATCGACAAGGAAAACACCACCATCGTCGACGGCGCTGGCAAGGGCGACGACATCAAGGCCCGCGTGAAGCAGATCCGCGCCCAGGTCGAAGACAGCACCTCCGACTACGACCGCGAAAAGCTGCAGGAACGCCTGGCCAAGCTCGTGGGCGGCGTGGCCGTTGTGCATGTGGGCGCTGCCACCGAAGTGGAAATGAAAGAAAAGAAAGACCGCGTTGAAGACGCCCTGAACGCTACCCGCGCTGCCGTTGAAGAAGGCATCGTGCCTGGCGGCGGCACCGCTCTGATCCGCGTTTCCAAGGTGCTCAACGACATCAAGCCCGCCGACGACGACGAACTTGCTGGCGTGAACATCATCCGCCGCTCCATCGAAGAACCCCTGCGCCAGATCGCCCACAATGCCGGCTTTGAAGGCTCCATCGTGGTCGAAAAGGTTCGCTTGGGCAAGGACGGCTTCGGCTTCAACGCCGCCACCGGCGAATACGAAGACCTGATCAAGGCTGGCGTTATCGACCCCAAAAAGGTTACCCGTACGGCCCTGCAGAACGCCGCTTCCGTGGCCTCTCTGCTGCTGACCACCGAATGCGCCATTGCTGAAAAGCCCGAACCGAAGAGTGCGGCTCCTGCCATGCCCGACATGGGCGGCATGGGTGGCATGGGCGGAATGGGCGGCATGTACTAA
- the groES gene encoding co-chaperone GroES, translating into MKLKPLNDRVLVKRLESEEKTAGGLYIPDTAKEKPSKGQVVAAGPGKTGENGERVALAVKAGDMVLFNKYAGTEVKLDGVDHLVMREEDILAIID; encoded by the coding sequence ATGAAGCTCAAGCCCCTTAACGACCGTGTGCTGGTCAAACGCCTTGAATCCGAAGAAAAAACCGCCGGTGGCCTGTACATCCCCGATACGGCGAAGGAAAAGCCTTCCAAGGGTCAGGTTGTTGCTGCTGGTCCCGGCAAGACTGGGGAAAATGGCGAACGCGTCGCTCTGGCTGTGAAAGCGGGCGACATGGTGCTGTTCAACAAGTATGCCGGCACCGAAGTCAAGCTGGACGGCGTTGATCATCTTGTGATGCGCGAAGAAGACATTCTCGCCATTATTGACTAA
- a CDS encoding sensor domain-containing diguanylate cyclase — protein sequence MMKAVLRSAAALLGKLKIHIEERPTRTILALWALSIPFAAALSLLVALYWRSEHFAAGLDEAEFSLTQRVQRVAEMTELKFDTIRKLTALLATDSRIVAALSGQGNLVECTSYLQSVGYTLRLHRAFLLNKNGVCVASNDAGLAKNLLGVNLADREYFIRAMAGESAVQFVVGRVSTVPGFHFSAPVIGPDGYLGVVVLKIDKDTLAQQLYLPTGFVTDRAGVVVVPDVPENMLRVVPGGSAASLGVEQSQLRYQRAKLETVYLREVNVHGHKAWLRHAEGQPFLCTVASIGKEGLSVYGFENIGQLVAETEASFRVRLLTAFFFLILGSAVIIGTFVNFLRDRYQRNTLQKLNDTLRVQAQHDALTGLLNRRMFDEMAESWFAQTLRLGVPFSLVLFDIDHFKRLNDSFGHQAGDNVLRKIAACVQNTLSRKGDRVFRIGGEEFAVLAGAEDEAQLRCLMEKIRTAVEGLQLKHPNGPKAVVTVSLGGLLVCGCCDLSFDGAFRKADEALYQAKASGRNRSVLADASCLVTVPPVRLRSRKRS from the coding sequence ATGATGAAAGCAGTTTTACGCAGTGCAGCCGCACTGCTCGGCAAACTCAAAATCCATATTGAAGAACGGCCCACGCGTACCATATTGGCGCTCTGGGCGTTATCCATACCTTTTGCAGCCGCGCTTTCGCTGCTGGTTGCTCTGTATTGGCGCTCCGAACATTTTGCAGCAGGCCTTGACGAAGCTGAATTTTCGTTGACGCAACGGGTGCAGCGCGTTGCGGAAATGACGGAACTCAAATTTGATACAATCCGCAAACTGACGGCGCTTCTGGCGACGGATTCCCGCATTGTCGCCGCGCTCAGTGGGCAGGGCAATCTGGTGGAGTGCACCAGCTACCTGCAGAGCGTGGGGTATACGCTACGCCTGCACCGGGCGTTTTTGCTCAACAAAAACGGCGTGTGCGTCGCCTCAAACGATGCCGGGCTTGCCAAAAATCTGCTTGGGGTCAACCTGGCTGACCGTGAGTATTTTATTCGCGCCATGGCTGGCGAAAGCGCGGTGCAGTTTGTGGTGGGGCGTGTTTCCACTGTTCCCGGTTTCCATTTTTCCGCTCCCGTGATCGGCCCGGACGGATACCTTGGGGTGGTCGTACTCAAAATTGACAAGGATACTCTGGCCCAGCAGCTGTACCTGCCTACCGGCTTTGTCACTGACCGCGCCGGGGTTGTTGTTGTGCCAGATGTGCCGGAAAACATGCTGCGGGTGGTGCCCGGCGGGTCTGCCGCGTCGCTTGGCGTGGAGCAGAGCCAGCTGCGTTATCAACGCGCGAAGCTTGAAACGGTGTATCTGCGCGAGGTGAACGTGCATGGCCATAAGGCCTGGCTGCGCCATGCGGAGGGACAGCCGTTTTTATGCACGGTTGCCAGCATCGGCAAAGAGGGGCTGAGCGTCTACGGGTTTGAAAACATTGGCCAGCTGGTTGCCGAAACGGAGGCGTCCTTCAGGGTGCGCCTGCTGACCGCGTTCTTTTTTTTGATTCTTGGCTCTGCAGTTATCATTGGCACGTTTGTGAACTTTTTGCGCGACAGGTATCAGCGCAACACGCTGCAAAAGCTCAACGACACCCTGCGGGTGCAGGCCCAGCACGATGCCCTGACCGGGCTGCTCAACCGCAGAATGTTTGATGAAATGGCCGAATCCTGGTTTGCCCAGACCCTGCGTCTTGGGGTGCCCTTTTCACTGGTGCTGTTTGACATAGACCACTTCAAGCGACTCAACGATTCTTTTGGGCACCAGGCAGGCGACAACGTGCTGCGCAAAATAGCCGCCTGCGTGCAAAATACGTTGTCGCGAAAGGGCGACAGGGTGTTTCGCATCGGGGGCGAAGAATTTGCCGTGCTTGCAGGCGCGGAGGACGAAGCGCAATTGCGCTGTTTGATGGAAAAAATCCGCACTGCGGTGGAAGGGTTGCAACTGAAGCATCCCAACGGCCCCAAGGCTGTGGTGACTGTTTCGCTGGGCGGCCTGCTGGTGTGCGGTTGCTGTGATCTCTCGTTTGACGGGGCCTTCAGAAAAGCAGACGAGGCCCTGTACCAGGCCAAGGCCAGCGGGCGTAACCGCAGCGTGCTGGCGGACGCCTCCTGTCTCGTGACCGTCCCCCCCGTCAGGCTCAGATCGCGGAAGCGTTCGTGA
- the radA gene encoding DNA repair protein RadA has protein sequence MTKTREIYICSSCGSQTMQWRGQCPNCHEWNTLQAAVQPKSAPGGNRPRPALDTSSRPIPLREVQDAGHEPYGSGLKALDRVLGKGLVPGAAILVGGEPGIGKSTLLLQVAGLVAAQGRHVLYASGEESLPQIKGRAERLGMLAPDLMAIATSRVEDVLEAANAAPPALLVVDSVQTLTSLEADGLPGNVSQVRAVATALLEACRRLSCTLVLVGHVTKDGVLAGPRLLEHMVDTVISLEGDRRQMFRLLRVFKNRFGPNEELLVFRMEATGMQIVDDPSTFFLGQRDPSLSGTAVVMAVDGQRPLAVEVQALVSRTFLSIPRRAALGFDVGRLHLLLAVLEKRLKLNFAQVDIYAKVGGGMKLSEPGLDLALVAAVLSSYYDVPLPEKSVLWGEVDLNGQVRPVSAQDLRLTQARRLGFDPIVHPAMEQGGISTIAALQQRLFHRK, from the coding sequence ATGACGAAAACACGCGAGATTTATATCTGCTCATCCTGTGGCTCACAAACCATGCAATGGCGTGGGCAGTGCCCCAACTGTCATGAATGGAACACCCTGCAGGCGGCGGTGCAGCCCAAATCGGCCCCCGGCGGCAACAGGCCCAGACCGGCCCTGGACACGTCCAGCAGGCCCATCCCCCTGCGGGAGGTGCAGGACGCGGGGCACGAGCCATACGGCAGCGGCCTCAAGGCGCTTGACCGCGTGCTGGGCAAGGGGCTTGTGCCCGGTGCGGCAATTTTGGTCGGCGGCGAGCCGGGCATAGGCAAATCGACCCTGCTGTTGCAGGTGGCGGGCCTGGTTGCGGCGCAGGGCAGGCATGTGCTCTACGCCAGCGGCGAAGAATCGCTGCCGCAGATCAAGGGGCGAGCCGAACGTCTGGGCATGCTTGCTCCCGACCTTATGGCCATTGCCACCTCACGTGTGGAAGACGTGCTTGAAGCCGCCAATGCCGCGCCGCCAGCCCTGCTGGTGGTGGATTCGGTGCAAACCCTCACGAGTCTTGAGGCCGACGGCCTGCCGGGCAACGTCAGCCAGGTGCGCGCCGTGGCCACGGCCCTGCTTGAGGCCTGCCGCAGGCTTTCGTGCACGCTGGTGCTGGTGGGGCATGTGACCAAGGACGGCGTGCTGGCCGGTCCCCGGCTGCTTGAGCATATGGTGGATACCGTCATTTCCCTTGAGGGCGACCGCCGTCAGATGTTCCGCCTGCTGCGCGTGTTCAAAAACCGCTTTGGCCCCAACGAAGAACTGCTGGTCTTTCGCATGGAAGCCACGGGCATGCAGATTGTGGACGACCCTTCCACGTTTTTTTTGGGCCAGCGCGATCCTTCGCTTTCGGGTACGGCGGTGGTCATGGCTGTGGACGGTCAGCGCCCGCTGGCCGTGGAGGTGCAGGCCCTTGTGTCGCGTACGTTTTTGAGTATTCCGCGTCGCGCGGCCCTGGGGTTTGACGTGGGCCGCCTGCACCTGCTGCTGGCCGTGCTGGAAAAAAGACTCAAGCTCAACTTTGCTCAGGTTGATATTTACGCAAAGGTGGGCGGCGGCATGAAACTGAGCGAGCCGGGGCTTGATCTGGCGCTGGTAGCCGCTGTGCTTTCGTCGTATTATGATGTTCCCCTGCCGGAAAAAAGCGTACTTTGGGGCGAGGTTGACCTCAACGGGCAGGTACGGCCCGTATCCGCGCAGGATCTGCGGCTTACGCAGGCGCGGCGTCTGGGTTTTGACCCCATAGTGCATCCGGCCATGGAGCAGGGCGGCATCAGTACCATTGCCGCGCTGCAGCAAAGGCTATTTCATCGCAAGTAA
- a CDS encoding class IV adenylate cyclase, giving the protein MGLEIERKYLQVNLQTLRQTLVDNGAHCLGAHFECNWVFDTSAGGLVTGGQLLRLRSQLWQDKTRYLLTLKLPVLQSGGFKMREERETEVADGAAMRSILEGLGYIVAARYEKIREPWRMDTVEVELDVLPFAEVVELEGRAQDIESVERRLNLDNAEISTKSYHELHQEWLRQNHKPEQLSFVFDEAQREHWRTLLGLTDRAATNPASTRQS; this is encoded by the coding sequence ATGGGCCTTGAGATTGAGCGCAAATATCTGCAGGTAAATTTGCAAACCCTGCGTCAGACTCTTGTCGATAACGGGGCGCATTGCCTTGGCGCGCATTTTGAATGCAACTGGGTATTCGACACCTCTGCGGGTGGTCTGGTTACAGGCGGCCAGCTGCTGCGGCTGCGCAGCCAGCTGTGGCAGGACAAAACGCGTTATCTGCTTACCCTCAAGCTGCCTGTCCTGCAAAGCGGCGGCTTCAAGATGCGTGAAGAGCGCGAAACCGAAGTGGCCGACGGCGCGGCCATGCGCAGCATTCTTGAAGGGCTGGGCTACATTGTGGCGGCGCGGTATGAAAAAATACGCGAGCCATGGCGCATGGACACCGTAGAGGTAGAGCTGGACGTGCTGCCCTTTGCCGAAGTGGTCGAGCTTGAAGGCCGCGCGCAGGATATAGAATCGGTGGAAAGGCGTCTGAACCTTGACAATGCCGAAATAAGCACCAAAAGTTATCATGAGCTGCATCAGGAATGGTTGCGGCAAAACCACAAGCCGGAGCAGCTCTCCTTTGTGTTTGACGAAGCGCAAAGAGAGCACTGGCGCACATTGCTGGGCCTGACGGACAGGGCCGCCACCAATCCGGCCTCAACGCGGCAGAGCTGA
- the clpS gene encoding ATP-dependent Clp protease adapter ClpS: MSFLPDNQTGGESRVIVEKKLKEPDRYRVLLHNDDYTSMEFVVSVLCGIFHKTAEEATAIMLAVHQRGVGQCGVYTLEIAEAKVRRVHNTARAAGYPLKCTMEKIH; this comes from the coding sequence ATGTCTTTTCTTCCTGACAATCAAACAGGCGGCGAAAGCCGCGTAATAGTGGAAAAAAAGCTTAAGGAGCCGGATCGCTACCGGGTTCTGCTGCACAACGACGACTATACAAGCATGGAGTTTGTGGTGTCTGTATTGTGTGGTATTTTCCACAAAACCGCAGAAGAAGCCACCGCCATCATGCTGGCAGTACACCAGCGCGGGGTGGGCCAGTGCGGCGTTTATACCCTTGAAATAGCCGAAGCCAAAGTTCGGCGCGTTCACAACACGGCGCGGGCGGCAGGGTATCCCCTCAAATGCACCATGGAAAAAATCCATTGA
- the clpA gene encoding ATP-dependent Clp protease ATP-binding subunit ClpA, whose product MLSKNVQLVIRDALMEAHRRRHDLLTVEHVLFALTNSMKGRIILEGSGASVAVLREQLEEFFNKELEPVSLAEKHEVAQTDSVQRVLERALAHIRSSGRDAVELGDLLISIIDEEESYAHFYLRKQGVERLDVLTFISHGLDEGPGSRGVEAGAESGENGEAKADPLAQYTVELTARAREGKIDPLVGRVTELDRAVEVLCRRRKNNPLFVGDPGVGKTALAEGLALRIVEGNVPGMFAKTKLYALDMGLLLAGTRYRGDFEGRLKAVVQRLKEQPDCILFIDEIHTIVGAGSTSGGSLDASNLLKPVLANGEIRCIGSTTYEEYRNHFEKDRALARRFQRIDLTEPTVEECLGILEGLEPHYAQYHHVRYSPAALKAMVDLTSRHVRDRLLPDKAIDVLDETGAAVRLGRGVTPAAKSGKKNGNNDPLVGVPDVERIVARMAGIPVRTVSGKERNKLATLEKDLKGLVFGQEKAIELTVRAILRARAGLGQEQRPAGAFLFYGPTGVGKTEVARSLAKLMGVEFLRYDMSEYMEKHSVSRLIGAPPGYVGFDQGGLMTEAVRKAPYSVVLLDEVEKAHPDIFNVLLQVMDYATLTDNTGRKTDFSNVILIMTSNAGAFEMSRPAMGFGGTAPQDAAHKGLKAVENTFSPEFRNRLDALVPFGSLTEPMMLRIVDKFVGEIRTSLDQRSVTLTLTESARKWLARKGFDPSMGARPLRRLLRTELEDRLAHELLFGSLKKGGSAKLTVKGDDLALEHEGSAAKNRKPVPVDA is encoded by the coding sequence ATGTTGAGTAAAAATGTTCAGTTGGTCATTCGGGACGCCCTTATGGAAGCCCACCGGCGACGGCATGACCTGTTGACTGTGGAGCATGTGCTCTTTGCGCTGACCAACAGCATGAAGGGGCGCATCATCCTTGAGGGCAGCGGGGCGAGCGTAGCTGTGCTGCGAGAGCAGCTCGAGGAATTTTTTAACAAGGAACTGGAACCCGTCTCGCTGGCGGAAAAGCACGAGGTAGCGCAGACAGACAGCGTGCAGCGCGTGCTTGAGCGGGCGCTTGCGCACATCCGCTCTTCGGGCCGGGATGCCGTCGAGCTTGGCGACCTGCTTATTTCCATCATTGACGAGGAAGAAAGCTACGCGCACTTTTACCTGCGCAAACAAGGGGTTGAGCGCCTGGACGTGCTGACCTTCATTTCGCACGGCCTTGATGAAGGCCCCGGCTCGCGCGGCGTGGAAGCGGGAGCGGAGTCGGGCGAAAACGGCGAGGCCAAGGCCGATCCGCTGGCGCAGTACACCGTGGAGCTTACGGCCCGCGCACGCGAAGGCAAGATTGACCCTCTCGTGGGCAGGGTTACGGAACTTGACCGCGCGGTGGAGGTTTTGTGCCGTCGGCGCAAAAACAACCCGCTGTTTGTGGGCGACCCCGGCGTGGGCAAAACCGCCCTGGCCGAGGGCCTTGCCCTGCGCATTGTGGAAGGCAACGTGCCCGGCATGTTTGCCAAAACCAAGCTCTATGCGCTCGACATGGGTCTTTTGCTGGCGGGCACGCGCTACCGGGGCGACTTTGAAGGCCGCCTCAAGGCCGTGGTGCAAAGGCTCAAGGAGCAGCCCGACTGCATCCTGTTTATTGACGAAATACACACCATCGTGGGCGCCGGTTCCACCTCGGGCGGCTCGCTTGACGCATCCAACCTGCTCAAGCCCGTGCTGGCCAACGGCGAGATACGCTGCATTGGCTCCACCACCTACGAGGAATACCGCAACCACTTTGAAAAAGACCGCGCGCTGGCCCGCCGGTTTCAGCGCATCGACCTTACCGAACCAACGGTGGAGGAGTGTCTTGGCATCCTTGAAGGTCTGGAGCCGCATTACGCGCAATACCATCATGTGCGCTACAGCCCTGCGGCCCTCAAGGCCATGGTTGACCTTACCTCGCGTCATGTGCGCGACCGTCTGCTGCCCGACAAGGCCATTGATGTTCTGGACGAAACGGGCGCAGCCGTGCGGCTGGGCCGTGGCGTAACGCCCGCCGCAAAGTCGGGCAAAAAGAACGGCAACAACGATCCGCTGGTTGGCGTGCCCGACGTGGAGCGCATTGTAGCCCGCATGGCGGGCATACCCGTGCGTACAGTTTCCGGCAAGGAACGCAACAAGCTGGCAACGCTTGAAAAAGACCTCAAGGGGCTGGTTTTTGGGCAGGAAAAGGCCATAGAACTGACCGTGCGCGCCATTTTGCGCGCCCGCGCGGGTCTTGGGCAGGAGCAGCGCCCCGCAGGGGCCTTCCTGTTCTACGGGCCCACGGGCGTGGGCAAAACCGAGGTGGCCCGCAGCCTTGCCAAGCTCATGGGCGTGGAATTTTTGCGCTACGACATGAGCGAATATATGGAAAAGCACTCCGTTTCGCGGCTCATCGGCGCGCCTCCAGGCTATGTGGGCTTTGACCAGGGCGGGCTGATGACCGAAGCGGTGCGCAAGGCTCCGTATTCCGTCGTGCTGCTCGACGAGGTGGAAAAGGCCCACCCCGATATCTTTAACGTGCTGCTGCAGGTCATGGATTACGCCACGCTGACGGATAACACCGGGCGCAAGACGGACTTTTCGAACGTTATCCTTATCATGACCTCCAATGCCGGGGCCTTTGAAATGTCGCGGCCCGCCATGGGTTTTGGCGGCACAGCCCCGCAGGATGCGGCGCACAAGGGCCTCAAGGCGGTGGAAAACACCTTCAGCCCCGAGTTCCGCAACCGGCTTGACGCGCTGGTGCCCTTTGGCAGCCTGACAGAACCCATGATGCTGCGCATTGTGGACAAGTTTGTGGGCGAGATACGCACCAGCCTTGATCAGCGCAGCGTAACGCTTACGCTGACCGAGAGCGCCCGCAAGTGGCTGGCCCGCAAAGGCTTTGACCCCTCCATGGGGGCGCGGCCCTTGCGCCGTCTGCTGCGCACCGAGCTGGAAGACCGCCTGGCGCACGAGCTGCTGTTCGGCTCGCTCAAAAAGGGCGGCAGCGCCAAGCTGACGGTCAAGGGCGACGATCTGGCGCTCGAGCATGAGGGCAGCGCGGCCAAAAACCGCAAGCCTGTGCCGGTAGACGCCTGA
- the aat gene encoding leucyl/phenylalanyl-tRNA--protein transferase, with protein sequence MIGAFTALASQFPPTESARDDGLLCIGGDLRPERLVAAYSRGIFPWYSKGMPIIWWSPDPRCVMPLEGFCLPARSARKLRLHPFELTHNAAFGRVIRACAAPRDKEGGTWIIDDMMRAYEGLHALGYAHSIEAWQDGELVGGLYGVALGRAFFGESMFHTRPEASRAALAGLVALLRQRGATLLDCQQETPHIMRMGGVMLPRAVFQAELARALAPQTQTGAAQNCATPEMAGSGLPFPWLPWGLVYSYSPAEGFWAARS encoded by the coding sequence ATGATCGGGGCATTTACGGCACTGGCCTCCCAATTTCCACCTACGGAATCAGCCCGTGACGACGGCCTGCTGTGCATCGGGGGCGATTTGCGGCCGGAGCGTCTGGTTGCCGCGTACAGCCGTGGAATTTTTCCCTGGTATTCTAAAGGCATGCCAATTATCTGGTGGTCGCCTGACCCCCGTTGCGTCATGCCGCTTGAGGGCTTTTGCCTGCCGGCGCGCAGCGCCCGCAAATTGCGCCTCCATCCCTTTGAGTTGACCCACAATGCCGCCTTTGGCCGCGTAATACGCGCCTGTGCCGCACCGCGCGACAAGGAGGGCGGCACCTGGATTATTGACGACATGATGCGCGCCTACGAAGGCCTGCACGCCCTCGGCTATGCCCATTCCATCGAGGCATGGCAGGACGGCGAGCTGGTGGGGGGGCTGTACGGCGTGGCCCTTGGGCGGGCCTTTTTTGGCGAATCCATGTTCCATACCCGGCCTGAGGCCTCCCGGGCGGCGCTGGCCGGGCTGGTGGCCCTGCTGCGCCAGCGCGGCGCAACCCTGCTTGATTGTCAGCAGGAAACCCCGCACATCATGCGCATGGGCGGCGTGATGCTGCCGCGAGCTGTATTTCAGGCCGAGCTTGCACGGGCGTTGGCCCCGCAAACGCAAACAGGCGCTGCACAAAATTGCGCAACGCCTGAAATGGCCGGAAGCGGCCTGCCGTTTCCCTGGCTGCCCTGGGGGCTCGTGTACAGTTATTCCCCCGCGGAGGGCTTCTGGGCGGCCAGATCGTAA